The Herbaspirillum sp. RTI4 genome has a segment encoding these proteins:
- the hisC gene encoding histidinol-phosphate transaminase — MTSFQFAPEYVRAIAPYQAGKPIAEVAREFGLDEAGIVKLASNENPRGMPESARHAIAQAVADLGRYPDANGFALKTAISARYDVPLDWITLGNGSNDILELAAHAFVQPGQSVVFSQYGFLVYALATQGAGAQAIEVPARDFGHDLSAMAAAIRDDTRLIYIANPNNPTGTFAPAEALADFLRQVPSHVVVVLDEAYNEYLPAALQYESTEWVRQYPNLVVSRTMSKAYGLAGLRVGFAIAQPVLTDLMNRIRQPFNVNSLAQAAAVAALTDYAFLGDSAELNRSGYEQLTQAFEVMGLDYVPSFGNFVLVKVGSDDAAGSRVNLALLKQGIIVRPVNNYGLPQWLRITVGLPAENTAFLSALKLALA; from the coding sequence AGAGTATGTCCGAGCCATCGCCCCCTATCAGGCTGGCAAACCGATTGCCGAAGTCGCCCGCGAATTCGGGCTGGATGAAGCCGGCATCGTCAAACTCGCCTCCAATGAAAATCCGCGCGGAATGCCGGAATCGGCGCGTCATGCGATTGCGCAGGCCGTCGCCGATCTGGGGCGCTACCCGGACGCTAACGGCTTTGCCCTGAAAACGGCGATCAGCGCCCGTTACGATGTGCCGCTGGACTGGATTACGCTGGGCAATGGCAGCAACGACATTCTGGAGCTGGCAGCGCATGCCTTCGTGCAGCCCGGACAGTCCGTCGTGTTCTCGCAATATGGTTTTCTGGTCTATGCATTGGCTACGCAGGGCGCAGGAGCGCAGGCGATCGAAGTGCCAGCGCGTGATTTCGGCCATGACCTGTCGGCAATGGCCGCTGCCATTCGCGACGATACGCGCCTGATCTATATCGCCAATCCGAATAATCCGACCGGCACCTTTGCCCCGGCCGAAGCGCTGGCCGATTTTCTGCGACAAGTGCCGTCGCATGTGGTGGTGGTGCTGGACGAGGCCTATAACGAATACCTGCCGGCTGCGCTGCAATACGAATCGACGGAGTGGGTGCGCCAGTATCCGAACCTGGTAGTCTCGCGCACCATGTCCAAGGCCTATGGTCTGGCTGGTCTGCGAGTGGGATTTGCCATTGCCCAGCCCGTTCTGACGGACTTGATGAACCGCATCCGGCAGCCTTTCAATGTCAATTCGCTGGCGCAGGCTGCTGCGGTTGCCGCGCTGACCGACTATGCCTTCCTGGGCGATAGCGCCGAACTCAATCGTTCCGGCTACGAGCAGTTAACGCAAGCCTTTGAAGTCATGGGGCTGGACTACGTACCGTCGTTCGGCAACTTCGTGCTGGTGAAGGTCGGTTCCGATGACGCCGCTGGCAGCCGGGTCAATCTGGCGCTGCTCAAACAAGGGATTATCGTGCGACCCGTTAATAATTACGGTTTGCCGCAGTGGCTGCGCATCACGGTGGGCTTGCCCGCCGAAAATACCGCGTTTCTGTCAGCTCTGAAGCTGGCATTGGCTTGA